In one Nocardia tengchongensis genomic region, the following are encoded:
- a CDS encoding amino acid ABC transporter permease: protein MSQDKNHLSMPVESAEPEPIKAIPLRRPGRWIAAAIILIALALFVWGAKTNDAYHWNTYFKYLGDKRIAQGALVTLELTVLAMLIGVALGVLLAVMRLSPNPVLRSVAWAYLWIFRGTPVYVQLVFWGLFPSLYKTITVGVPFGPSFASFDVQHWSAPFFFAMIGLGLNEAAYMAEIVRAGINSVGEGQREASVALGMSWSQTMTRTVLPQAMRVIIPPTGNELISMLKTTSLVTAIPLTTDLYGRARDIYSVNFQPIPLLLVAATWYLAVTSVLMIGQYYLERYYSRGSSRQLTAKQLRALAHAQVAGGTG, encoded by the coding sequence ATGTCGCAGGACAAGAACCACCTCTCGATGCCGGTCGAGAGCGCCGAGCCCGAGCCGATCAAGGCGATTCCGCTGCGACGGCCGGGCCGGTGGATCGCCGCCGCGATCATCCTGATCGCCCTGGCCCTGTTCGTGTGGGGCGCCAAGACCAACGACGCCTACCACTGGAACACCTACTTCAAGTACCTCGGTGACAAGCGAATCGCCCAGGGCGCGCTGGTGACTCTGGAACTGACCGTGCTGGCCATGCTGATCGGCGTGGCGCTGGGCGTGCTGCTGGCGGTCATGCGCCTGTCGCCGAATCCGGTGCTGCGCTCGGTGGCGTGGGCGTACCTGTGGATCTTCCGCGGGACGCCGGTCTATGTGCAGCTGGTGTTCTGGGGCCTGTTCCCGTCGCTGTACAAGACCATCACCGTGGGCGTGCCGTTCGGGCCGTCGTTCGCGAGCTTCGATGTGCAGCACTGGTCGGCGCCGTTCTTCTTCGCCATGATCGGCCTGGGTCTCAACGAGGCCGCCTACATGGCCGAAATCGTGCGCGCCGGAATCAATTCCGTGGGCGAGGGGCAGCGCGAGGCGTCGGTGGCGCTGGGCATGTCGTGGTCGCAGACCATGACCCGCACGGTGCTGCCACAGGCCATGCGCGTGATCATCCCGCCGACCGGCAACGAGCTCATCTCCATGCTGAAGACCACCTCGCTGGTGACGGCCATCCCGCTCACCACCGACCTCTACGGCCGGGCCCGCGACATCTACAGCGTGAACTTCCAGCCCATCCCGCTGCTGCTGGTCGCCGCCACCTGGTATCTGGCCGTCACCAGCGTGCTCATGATCGGCCAGTACTACCTGGAGCGGTACTACTCCCGGGGTTCGTCGCGGCAGCTGACCGCGAAACAGTTGCGCGCCTTGGCCCACGCGCAGGTCGCCGGCGGAACGGGATAG
- a CDS encoding amino acid ABC transporter ATP-binding protein, giving the protein MVRAERVCKNFGALNVLKGITLEVKRGEVLCLIGPSGSGKSTFLRCINHLERVNAGRLYVDGDLVGYREKNGKLYELHPRDAAKQRRDIGMVFQHFNLFPHRTALENIIEAPTQVKKLKRADAVARARELLARVGLADKADAYPAQLSGGQQQRVAIARALAMDPKLMLFDEPTSALDPELVGEVLGVMRELAASGMTMVVVTHEMGFAREVADQLVFMDGGVVVEAGDPRELLANPQQDRTKAFLSRIL; this is encoded by the coding sequence ATGGTGCGCGCCGAGCGCGTGTGCAAGAACTTCGGCGCGCTCAATGTGCTCAAAGGCATCACCCTCGAGGTCAAGCGCGGCGAGGTGCTGTGCCTGATCGGCCCGTCCGGCTCGGGCAAGTCCACCTTCCTGCGCTGCATCAACCACCTCGAACGGGTCAATGCCGGGCGCCTCTACGTGGACGGCGACCTGGTCGGCTACCGCGAGAAGAACGGCAAGCTCTACGAGCTGCATCCGCGCGACGCCGCCAAGCAGCGCCGCGATATCGGTATGGTGTTCCAGCACTTCAATCTGTTCCCGCACCGCACCGCGCTGGAGAACATCATCGAAGCGCCGACCCAGGTCAAGAAGCTCAAGCGCGCCGACGCGGTGGCCCGGGCACGGGAGCTGCTGGCCCGAGTCGGCCTGGCGGACAAGGCCGATGCCTACCCCGCCCAGCTCTCGGGCGGCCAGCAGCAGCGCGTGGCGATCGCCCGCGCGCTGGCCATGGACCCCAAGCTGATGCTCTTCGACGAGCCCACCTCGGCGCTCGACCCGGAGCTGGTCGGCGAAGTCCTCGGCGTCATGCGCGAACTGGCGGCCTCGGGCATGACCATGGTCGTGGTCACCCACGAAATGGGTTTCGCCCGTGAGGTCGCCGATCAGCTGGTCTTCATGGACGGCGGCGTGGTCGTGGAGGCGGGCGATCCCCGTGAGCTGTTGGCCAATCCGCAGCAGGACCGCACCAAGGCGTTCCTCTCGCGCATTCTCTAG